In the Betaproteobacteria bacterium genome, GATCTGCTGCTCGGCATGTCGCTCGAAGCCATCGTGAAGACCTCCGGCAAGACCGGCCTGCACGTCTTCGTGCCGATCCGCCGGACCATCGATTTCGATGCCGCGCGCCACGTGTCGGAACTCGTCGGCCGCCATCTCATGCGCCTGCACCCCAAGGACATCACGCTGGAGTGGAGCGTGCCCAAGCGGACCGGCAAGATCTTCATGGACTACAATATGAACGTTCGTGGCAAGACGCTGAACGTCGCCTACTCGCCGCGCGGTGTGCCCGGCGCGCCGGTGTCGATGCCGCTCACGTGGGAGGAACTGGCGCAGGCGCATCCGCTCGACTTTCGCATCCCGAACGTCGTGCAGCGCGTGGCCGCAACCGGGGATCGCTGGCGCGAAGCCCTGACCCGCAAACAAAGCCTCGAGGGCGCGGTGAACAGCGCCGAGGGCTAGAAGGAGGTGAGAGCATGGCTGCCCGATCTATTGCGTCGCTCACGATCTCGTTCGGTCTCGTGTCCA is a window encoding:
- a CDS encoding ATP-dependent DNA ligase; the encoded protein is DLLLGMSLEAIVKTSGKTGLHVFVPIRRTIDFDAARHVSELVGRHLMRLHPKDITLEWSVPKRTGKIFMDYNMNVRGKTLNVAYSPRGVPGAPVSMPLTWEELAQAHPLDFRIPNVVQRVAATGDRWREALTRKQSLEGAVNSAEG